CTGACCTCAAGGGGTCAAAGATAAAATGTACTCGATGCAATTTATAACTACAAAACCGAACCAAACGAAATCTGTTACAACAAACCTTTCACATGCTCAGTTTAGTATCACATATACTAGGGAAAAGTGATCTAAACTTTAACTAGTACAATAATGTATTCACGGAGGGATATCCATTGGAAGGTATCAAGGGATAAGAAGCTACCTGGTGCTCGTTCATGCCTTTGAAATGGTAGAGGTGGAAGACCTCCATGGGAAACATCAGGATGTGCTGCAATAGCATCTAGAGATGGCATAGGTTCTGCCAATAACCCTAGCCAGGTAATTTCTGCAGAGAGACCAGGCTTTGCAACAATCAAGGAATTATACATTGATGAACCCTTCTCCCACGCCATGCATTCCAGAAGCCTCTCCTCCAAGGAATTCAAATGCCGTTTCAGTTCTCTCGGAAGAGtctcctcatgtctaacaaaaCTCTCTATCACCTTGCTTAAATCAAAAGCCGTTACGCCAGTTTTCTCCAAAACAGCAGGGAACATCAAAGTCACTGACTTGTGGGTAGCCAACACCAGTTCCGCCGAACAAGCAAGCATGCATCGATGAAACCGGTCATTGCATAGTAGAGAAGTAAGATTGCTCCCGTTTAATATCTGCGACTCTGCTCTACACATTGATTCCAAAACCCTATAATACAGTTTCACGGACTCTGCTTTTCTCTGTTCTGCCCATATAGCATCCATCCTGTTTGCACTCTGCAAACTAGTAGACGTAACTCGTTCTCCGAAGGAAGTGGTAGGAAATATTGCACCCAGTATTATACTAGCTCTGCGAACAATGTCGTTTGTAACATCCTTATCGCATGCTGAGAAAAAGCGCAAAAGACCTGCGGAAGGTCTTGAAGGGCAAGGAGAGATTACATTGCGAAGCCACTTGGCGGTTGTCATGGCTGTGCTCACTGGTGTGATTGGAGCCATCTTAGAGTTAGAAAAGCCATTTCCGTGAAGAGGTGAGGCCGGAGAACATGGGGGAGACATCGGACTTGTTATGGACTTTGCTGGTGAGGCCAATGCATCATAGTTCCGCTACATCAACATGAACTATGTGAGAAAAAACATAGAAAAGAATTTCAATATATAGTTTTGTACACTAGCTATTTACCTTCCTGCCAGATAAATGAATGGCACCACCTGATAGGCTTCCGCTACCAAGTAAACTGTCCTCATCATCGACAAACATGCGTTCATCTAGCTCGCCTTTTGTATTAATTGTATTATCGTAATCTTTTTCCAAGATAAGCAAACTCGATTGCAATGAACTTTCCTCTAACAAATCCTCAAAGTATATTAGACCATCTGCAAGCAAAAATCACATTGGATATGACATAGGAATTTAATATATAGGTCGTCCCAATAAAATTATGGCAGGCTCTCAGACCTGGGTCAATGAAATCTAAAGTATCCTTCTGGAATTCTGAAGCCAGTCGTGGATTTTTCTTCAATATATCCACTATCAAGTTATTCGTTTTTTCCAGGGCTCTTCTCAACTCATCTTCTGATGTATGATATTTCTCACAAAGAGATGCAAGAAGGTTGACGCCCTTGTCTGATTTCTTAACTGAGTCAAAATACAAACAGCATTCACAAATTTCAAGGCATAAATAACAGTGAAATTAAAAACCCAAATCTAATTGCAAAGTCGTGAGTGATAAATCACTACCAAAATTTGGAGATTCCTGGATAGTAAAATTCCTTAATCGTACAGGAATGTGAATAATTAAAGTGGCCTGCAGAAAGACCAAACAATCAGAATATTACAATCGTGTCGCACTGGCAAAGTTTTGCAGATGCTAGCTCCACTAGAGTAAATAGACCTTTGACTGATATGTAAGAAAGGAGAATACCAATATAGAAATTATTCCATTAGTACAGGTCACCAGGTCCTTGAATCGATTGAATGCATGAATCCGTAGAGCCAAAAATAGTAACCATCCAAAACGGTGGTAGTCAGAAACATATCCCTCATTGCCACAACATGTAGAATTTTGATCACTGATTTTGTTGCTTGGTAAGAATAATTCCTGATATGCGCGTCTATAGTACCTGATATGCCATAAGATAATATTCAATAGCCTGATGGTGGCAAAAATTTAGTTGTTAGTATAACTAAAGAGAAAAAGCAAATTTTCAAGCAAAGTGCATGAATTTATGAAACTTACACCTTTAACCACCTTAGTACTGCCTAGGCATCTCTACAGTAGGTGAATGACTTAGGTAACCTACtaaggaaaagaaaagcaaaaaatgcTCCAAAAGGTCCAAATAGTAGCATTTTGTTTAACTTTTACCAAATCAAACAGCTAACTACTGCCCAAGCCATATTAGAATGATAAACCTAAGAAGCATCAAATGTAAGAAAACTGGTCACCCCTTTAAATCTATGCCTAGTTGGCCATTCCTTGCTAGTATTCTGTGCCTAGTTGGTTATTGGTTTATAGCTGAGGCGGTCCACTGATAATAAGTGTTTATAAGAATAGCATGGGCATCTTGCAACACTCTTGACAAAATTGGAAACTATTAACTACAATCACAGCATGCCAACCACTGGGAATCACAGAATTTCCTGTCATTATGCTAACATATGCTTAGCCTATTGTTGTGAATAACATGCAATTCTGATTCTCAAGTTTACAACCAACCATAACAACGTAAAGAAGCTGTTAAACAACAGGGGAAAAAATCGGCCTAAAAAATGTGACCTGCTTAGGAGACTTAGGTGGACAAAATTTGCCTGTAACTCCTTCAGCTGATGACAAGATAGAAATTGAAGACGAAAGAAGTTAGCATTCCAGTTTCTTTATATCAGATTTAGAGGATAGAAGCTATCATCACTTGAACTTGCCCAATACCTCAAGCCTCTTCTCCCAATCTGAACCAAATATGCCGCGCAGAATATGTCCGACCTTGAGACAGAATTGTGGCATCTCCTTGAAGAAATCGACCATCCTACGAATCAAAACAATACATAGACAATTGATTAGTCTGGACAACCCCTGGTTCACCAGGAACAAAAAGGGCGAAACAGAAATGAGGATATAAAGATGGCTTACTTCAACTTAAAGACCCTGAGGATCTGACAGAGTGTAATACTCCGATCTTGGTTATCCTGCTTGGCTCTCCCCTTGTTCAGCCTCGACACACAGTATAGAACAGATGCAGACCAAAACCTCTCAATCTCCTCAGGCTAAAATTACAACAAAACGGATAACAATTTAACAAAACGAACTGCAAGATCCAAAGAGAGCTTAAGATGACAAGTGATCACGAATGTATTCTACCGATCCGCTTCCGATGTTCGACAAGCTTGCGATGAGAATATGCTTGGTCTCGCTGAACAGCATTATCGCCTGCCTCATCGTGCTCTCATCAAGTTCAAACTTGCTCTATACAGCATCAAGCGATCATTCATTAAGAAATGGCATCTACAAGGCAACAGAATCCAAAGATCGTAAGCGACTAGGGAAAAACCTTGCAGAGATCCGCGAATCGGGCCTCCATAGCGCCTCCGTCGCCAGATCGCGAAGAAATCGACGGCTTCGCATCCTCCATCGCGTCCGCGGCTGCGTGCGATGGATTCAAATCGCTCTCCGCTCAAATCCGACTCGATCGAGCATCCTTTTCCCCACGGAAGCGAGGGATCGTGAGATGATCCGAGGAGTATCTCAAGAACCCTCGGATCTCGCCCCAAGTCGCCCCACCGCCCCTCGATTCGCGCGATCTGCGGCGGAGAACAGCGCCGCGGCggccggaggcggcggagatGGGCGCAGATTGGCCGGAGGAAGCCGAAGACGCGCGGATCGGAGACGAAGGGGCCTAGGGTTTGGAAGGGGATCGATCGAAGGAGACCTCGCAAAAaccctatcttttttttttttccctcccttTCCCTCCCTTTTTTCGTCGCCTACTATATACACAGACACAGCAGTGCGTACCGCTCCGTTTTCGCGCGGGAAAATGGAGGCGCGCCATGTATCGTACGTACCACGGCCAACACCGCGCACAGAATCCAACCAATGAAATAGCGCCACGCGACAAGAGTAGAGATAACCGATGATTATAATAGGCTAATTTAGCTGTGGTCGATTTTTAATTGGAAAAGAGTGGGTCCCACTTGACAAGCAACTCGGTCGCACATCGGTACACGTGTTGTTCTCAGGCCTTGGTATTCAATTAATGCACGGAGGAAACGCACCCAAGGAGCTGACCCCGGTTTGGACCCCGTAATGTAGTCCGCAATTTTGTTATGTTTGAGTGGGACCCCAAACGAATCCTGAGCGTGTCTAGTCGGTTAGTGAGGCTGAAGAGGTCCGGTTCCTCATGTGAATGATGTTTGGTATCTGCACCGTCCAAACATGGGACGGAAACAACGTACGGTGGCGATGGAGTAGAGGATAACCGGATAAGGTTACGTCCCTGAATGATGCGATCTGAACCGTCGGTCCACTTTGGCTTGCAGAGCACACATCCGCACTTTCATGTGTGACTCGAGTCAGAGAGCCTTTGGTTGAGTTTGTAACTTCAAGTACACTTTTGTTTCAACACCTAAATTATAAAATCACAAGAATCCCCACTCATAGTGGTATGGAGATCCCCTTTCCATTTCAGGTGAAGTTAAGTTTCCTGTTTACTGGCTTTTCATTTCCCCACGGGCCCTAATGCTTCGAGCAAGCGACCAATCAACAACTCTACTGGTTAGTAGCGTTAACATTCATACGACACATCGACTGTCTCTAATgtaagtgataaaaaatttaatgattgatatctgaGGTCCGAAATTCGAACCGTTaaacatttctaactaaatttagtttttaaaaaaataaataaaacgggtagtataatattttttttcaaaaggaaAATATATTGATAATGACATGATATATAGAAGggttcattttaaaaaaataatgggaGGAATTTAATTTGGGATGCCTTATTTAATACCCATCACTTCCATGATGGACAGATGGCACAAAATAAAAGAACCAATGTCATTTCCTTCTGAATTCACAAGAAGCTcacatttttatccaaaaattttattaactcaTATTTAAAGTGATTTGAAGCTCAATTGAATACTCGGTCAACGACTTTAACTCCAGCGCCTCGAAACGAACCAACCGAGACTACTTCTGATTCGTCCACTATCCTTGCAACTAACGCAGTTTAtattctagaagtttcaaatactctagatcatatttaaccgagtggatcatcgattcggaagctccatcatcgaaaacaacttatgagtatgagaactccaatactcataataatatagtagccacagtctatatatatatatatatatatatatatatatatatatatatatatatatatatatatagagtgggctggtNtatatatatatatatatatatagagagagagagagagtgaggctattatgctatcggaagcatagagccatccgtgcttccagctcgttttcgatgctgcggctttcgaatcgtcgatcggctccgttaaacttgatctagagtatttgaagtacctagaaaataaattttatgattttacaatatcatttgcctaatgaacgaagggactcaaaatcaacggctgaaaataaaaatcttacaaaatataataatatgacattaaaattttaaatcaaagatattaatcttgttttatatagtataaagaattttttatcaaaatttcacgtgatttgaatatttctacaccgttaaacttgcaaacggctcactacgaccattgaaatttgttgattttggagctcaatttgatcactaggcaaatgatatcgaaaaataataaattttattttctagtactccaaatactctagatcaagtttaacggaaccgatcgacgattcgaaagtcgcaacatcgaaaacgagctgaagcacggaaggctccgtgcttccgatagcatagtagccttccactttatatatatatatatatatatatatgaaaaatacaaTTGCAGTGAAAAATGGTTGGCACAACCACTTGTAACACTCCTCACACGGCGTATACCCATCTGTCCCCAATATCATTAGTTCATGCCTACAAAAGTGCCGCACGAGACAACGTAGGATCGCTTGCCGCGTGTACGTCTCACCACTATTTATGGACGACCCATTTTTTTGCTTGTTTCTTCAGAAGATCAGTTAAGTTCTGCAGTGGAGGAGGGAAAGAATACACATTAATTTCGCCATGGCTTCAAAGAGTGTGATGAATTACTGCAGATCAATGGTGGCGGCGAACCAGAGCGCGTTGACACGGAGCCTCACAACTGCGACAGCGCCCAAGATGAAGCCCGTGGCGCCGCCCACCGCAGGCGATTTTGGAGACGACTCACACAGTGCCAGGTTCAGGTAAAGGGATCCTCTACGCgatctctttttttgtttttttgagacAAAAAGGTATCATGCGACCTGTTTTATTAAGTAAGTTAAATGAATTATGTTACACAAATGAGACAACAAATTcacaaaagaaagaggaaaagagtCAGTACAAAAGCAGAGAGCGCGACGGAACCAACAAAACAAAAGCCAAGGCAAAAAGCTAaggggaaaggaaaaaaagactCCTCACTCTATCACCTCATGCAATACTTAACCCGAGAACTGTGCACGTTTATAATCTCATCTAAAATCTACCTAAAGAACTTCCTGTGATTAAAAATGTTATTTCTCTCTAGCCAAATATATTCTACGCGATCTCTTATCTACGATTTTTTCTGCACAACAGAAGAATTGTCACCTTTCATTTGAAAAAGAGCTGCAATAGGAGATAACTATAAAAGAATCATCACAGCATTCTACTGGTAACAATATGACGACTATTTTTGTAGCGTATGGAAGCATTTGGCTCCGAAAACTAAAacttctacatatatatacatatgttaatatcaaaaattgtataaaaaataccTTAGCAAAACTTTGATATACATGTCAGCCTTCGAAAACTTATTCACACGTTTGTTTGCACTAGAGAAATCCATGCAAAAATTAGTTTGTACTTTTTGAATGCATAAAACCTAGATAGGCATGTATGCAAGTAAATACAGTTTTAATGAGCACAAACAGATACA
This DNA window, taken from Ananas comosus cultivar F153 linkage group 5, ASM154086v1, whole genome shotgun sequence, encodes the following:
- the LOC109710318 gene encoding retinoblastoma-related protein, which translates into the protein MEDAKPSISSRSGDGGAMEARFADLCKSKFELDESTMRQAIMLFSETKHILIASLSNIGSGSPEEIERFWSASVLYCVSRLNKGRAKQDNQDRSITLCQILRVFKLKMVDFFKEMPQFCLKVGHILRGIFGSDWEKRLELKELQANFVHLSLLSRYYRRAYQELFLPSNKISDQNSTCCGNEGYVSDYHRFGWLLFLALRIHAFNRFKDLVTCTNGIISILATLIIHIPVRLRNFTIQESPNFVKKSDKGVNLLASLCEKYHTSEDELRRALEKTNNLIVDILKKNPRLASEFQKDTLDFIDPDGLIYFEDLLEESSLQSSLLILEKDYDNTINTKGELDERMFVDDEDSLLGSGSLSGGAIHLSGRKRNYDALASPAKSITSPMSPPCSPASPLHGNGFSNSKMAPITPVSTAMTTAKWLRNVISPCPSRPSAGLLRFFSACDKDVTNDIVRRASIILGAIFPTTSFGERVTSTSLQSANRMDAIWAEQRKAESVKLYYRVLESMCRAESQILNGSNLTSLLCNDRFHRCMLACSAELVLATHKSVTLMFPAVLEKTGVTAFDLSKVIESFVRHEETLPRELKRHLNSLEERLLECMAWEKGSSMYNSLIVAKPGLSAEITWLGLLAEPMPSLDAIAAHPDVSHGGLPPLPFQRHERAPDQYGDPRTPKRACTEKANVLTERNSFKSPVKETLLLFSSPKSKLPPLQSVFASPTRLNPARGGETCAETGINIFFNKITKLAAIRIRSLSERLQLSQQVLERVYCLFQQILSQRTSLFFNRHIDQLILCCFYGVAKISHLSLTFKEIIFNYRKQPQCKPQVFRSVFVHWPSTSLNEKTGEEHVDIITFYNKIFIPSVKPLLVELGPSGVISKDKKTTEDKSNPDGQIPGSPRIPPFPNLPDMSPKKVSAAHNVYVSPLRSSTMDSLLSPSSKSYYACVGESTHAFQSPSKDLTAINNRLNCGRKAGGRLNFDVVSDSVVAGSLGNQNDSPASSVASAATFKARVKSEPSDS